One segment of Triticum aestivum cultivar Chinese Spring chromosome 2A, IWGSC CS RefSeq v2.1, whole genome shotgun sequence DNA contains the following:
- the LOC123186369 gene encoding VQ motif-containing protein 31, with amino-acid sequence MPSSSSSRAPAPSRGGGSAAARGCVDVDANTTFVQADPATFRALVQRLTGAPGGAAAAAAQATDMQHAAGAAMVPVVPMRRPKLQERRRAAPARLELARPQPFYYHNGHQHHHHHHQHHHGLMQYSPVSTMDYARVSSSASSPSPSPPSSCSCGVVISQEEVEREEKAIASKAFYLHSSPRAAPGAGGDAAERPKLLPLFPVHSPRSSSFA; translated from the coding sequence atgccatcgtcgtcgtcgtctcgcgcGCCGGCGCCGAGCAGGGGCggtggctcggcggcggcgaggggctgcgTGGACGTGGACGCCAACACCACGTTCGTGCAGGCCGACCCGGCCACGTTCCGCGCGCTCGTGCAGAGGCTCACGGGCGCGCCGGGGGGAGCTGCAGCCGCGGCGGCGCAGGCTACCGACATGCAGCACGCCGCGGGCGCCGCCATGGTGCCGGTGGTGCCGATGAGGCGGCCGAAGCTGCAGgagaggcggcgggcggcgccggccaGGCTGGAGCTCGCGCGGCCGCAGCCGTTCTACTACCACAACGGCCACcagcaccaccatcaccaccaccaacaccaccacggGCTCATGCAGTACTCGCCGGTCTCGACCATGGACTACGCCCGcgtctcctcctccgcctcgtcgccctccccgtcgccgccctcgtcgtgCTCCTGCGGGGTGGTgataagccaggaggaggtggagAGGGAGGAGAAGGCCATCGCCTCCAAGGCCTTCTACCTGCACTCCTCACCAAGAGCCGCCCCCGGCGCCGGAGGGGACGCCGCCGAGAGGCCCAAGCTGCTGCCCCTGTTCCCCGTCCACTCCCCACGGAGCTCCTCCTTCGCCTAG